The following are encoded in a window of Acidiphilium acidophilum genomic DNA:
- a CDS encoding heavy metal response regulator transcription factor, with translation MKILIVEDERKTAAFLKKGLEENEFVADIAADGETGVSLMLQGNYDLIILDVMLPGRDGWSVLRELRQRQNQTPVLFLTARDSVPDRVHGLELGADDYIVKPFAFSELLARIRSILRRGPVRQAAMLQVADLEIDVQRHKAVRQGRTLDLTPKEFLLLSLLARRTGHAISRTLIAEQVWDINFDSGTNIVDVHMHRLRSKVDDPFEIKLIHTVRGIGYILEHRQG, from the coding sequence ATGAAAATTTTGATTGTGGAGGACGAACGAAAAACGGCCGCTTTTCTTAAAAAAGGGCTGGAGGAGAATGAGTTCGTGGCTGATATCGCCGCGGACGGCGAGACCGGCGTTTCACTAATGCTCCAAGGTAACTACGATCTGATCATTCTTGATGTCATGCTGCCCGGACGGGATGGCTGGTCGGTGCTCAGGGAGCTGCGGCAGCGGCAGAACCAGACTCCCGTCTTGTTCCTGACCGCACGGGACAGCGTGCCGGACCGGGTTCACGGCCTTGAACTGGGCGCGGATGACTATATCGTTAAACCTTTCGCTTTTTCGGAACTTCTGGCGCGGATACGGTCCATCCTCCGGCGCGGACCCGTGCGTCAGGCGGCCATGTTGCAGGTGGCCGATCTGGAAATCGATGTGCAGCGCCACAAGGCTGTGCGGCAAGGCCGGACACTCGATCTGACACCCAAGGAATTCCTGCTTTTGTCCTTATTGGCGCGCCGCACGGGACACGCGATATCACGGACCCTCATCGCCGAGCAGGTCTGGGACATAAATTTTGATAGCGGCACCAATATTGTCGATGTCCATATGCACCGGCTCCGTTCGAAAGTGGACGATCCTTTCGAGATCAAGCTGATCCACACCGTCCGGGGTATAGGATACATCCTTGAACATCGACAAGGCTGA
- a CDS encoding recombinase family protein, which translates to MSETNRPSRLIGYARVSTYGQTLDAQLEQLKAAGCAKVFREKATGARADRRELLKMLKHIAAGDVVTVTRIDRLARSTFDLFAMVKQIADAGALFRSLAEPWADTGTSTGRLMLAVLGGLADVERDLIRTRTAEGRSRAKARGQHMGRPPALTPQQQDEARQRRAEGATLKELAQSYNVGIATIARLGPMPAPVDIRQPTAARNVAQARIAMEIDA; encoded by the coding sequence ATGTCCGAAACAAACCGCCCTTCCCGCCTGATCGGCTATGCCCGAGTCAGCACCTACGGCCAGACGCTCGACGCCCAACTTGAGCAGTTGAAGGCGGCCGGGTGTGCGAAGGTTTTTCGTGAGAAAGCGACTGGCGCGCGCGCTGATCGCCGCGAGCTGTTGAAGATGCTCAAGCATATCGCGGCCGGTGACGTGGTGACGGTGACGCGGATCGATCGCCTGGCGCGCTCGACGTTCGACCTGTTCGCGATGGTCAAGCAGATCGCCGACGCCGGCGCGCTGTTCCGCTCGCTGGCCGAGCCGTGGGCCGACACCGGCACCAGCACCGGACGGTTGATGCTGGCCGTATTAGGTGGCCTGGCCGACGTGGAGCGTGACCTGATCCGCACCCGGACGGCCGAGGGCCGCAGCCGGGCCAAGGCGCGCGGGCAGCACATGGGCCGCCCCCCTGCCCTCACCCCACAGCAGCAGGACGAGGCCCGGCAGCGCCGGGCCGAGGGGGCCACGTTGAAGGAGCTGGCCCAGAGCTACAACGTCGGGATTGCGACGATTGCCAGGCTTGGGCCCATGCCGGCCCCTGTTGATATCCGGCAGCCGACCGCAGCACGGAATGTCGCCCAGGCGCGAATAGCTATGGAGATAGACGCATGA
- a CDS encoding DUF7673 family protein — translation MNVVQIPRRAGTSGINDGQRAALERLITIAKGGSGQCERVADFLLAWWNGADCGRFDLTSLWGLEPHIAGDIVTVFGLISQLCSYPDRLGYEADFKDIIRVWRPHLAG, via the coding sequence ATGAACGTCGTGCAGATTCCGAGAAGAGCCGGCACGTCCGGCATCAACGACGGACAGCGAGCGGCCCTAGAGCGTCTTATCACCATCGCCAAGGGCGGCAGCGGCCAGTGCGAGCGCGTTGCCGATTTTCTTCTTGCGTGGTGGAACGGCGCGGATTGCGGCCGCTTCGATCTCACCAGCCTCTGGGGCCTTGAGCCGCACATCGCGGGCGATATCGTTACTGTCTTTGGCTTGATCTCCCAGCTTTGCAGCTACCCGGATCGACTGGGCTATGAGGCCGACTTCAAGGACATCATCCGGGTGTGGCGTCCGCACCTGGCAGGATAG